The Halomicronema hongdechloris C2206 genome includes a window with the following:
- a CDS encoding DUF2207 domain-containing protein produces the protein MVNVRRLPKISRWLGIVLCAGVLTLGIGLAQAASSFYWDAITVDLVLQPNGDLLVSETQTYTFTADHTEQRYRYIPLDRVDQITDVEVYEGDERLAAQTGIEDNNYWIRWRHDLEAPESHTFEIKYRVIGSVRDQGESRQIHWRALFPDRHADIKQGKVTVQVPEAVAGDLTRFQSAGVDASKTRINPTTVEFAVNQPLEPQQFLDVKLSFPADILNLETPEWQRTGSGQDSLPLQTIDVSTLWQNPQFRQGFWQWLGFMVIITSLGLLIYSCIKRCPGCGWPTLRRTQRVSQPPTRKREGRREIHDSCDRCGYSRTHYRAIAQLPAYSYAKKSRSRSRGYYGGGVSGYGGFGGGGFGGGGGAGGGGGASGGGGGASGGGGGG, from the coding sequence ATGGTTAACGTTCGCAGACTGCCAAAAATCAGCCGTTGGCTGGGCATCGTCCTATGTGCCGGCGTGCTGACCCTGGGCATTGGACTGGCGCAGGCAGCCTCTTCCTTTTACTGGGATGCCATCACTGTAGATCTGGTCCTACAGCCCAATGGCGACTTACTGGTCAGCGAAACTCAAACATACACCTTCACCGCCGATCACACCGAACAGCGCTATCGCTATATCCCGCTGGATCGAGTTGACCAGATTACCGATGTCGAAGTGTACGAGGGTGACGAGCGGCTCGCCGCCCAGACCGGCATCGAAGATAACAACTACTGGATTCGCTGGCGGCATGATCTCGAGGCTCCAGAATCCCATACCTTTGAGATCAAATATCGGGTCATTGGTAGCGTTCGTGACCAGGGCGAGTCTCGGCAAATCCATTGGCGGGCTCTATTTCCAGACCGCCATGCCGACATCAAACAGGGCAAGGTCACGGTGCAGGTACCAGAGGCTGTGGCCGGAGACCTAACCCGCTTCCAGAGTGCCGGTGTCGACGCTAGTAAAACCCGCATCAACCCTACGACGGTTGAATTTGCCGTTAACCAGCCCTTGGAACCGCAGCAGTTTCTGGATGTTAAACTCAGCTTTCCTGCTGACATTCTTAACCTAGAGACCCCCGAGTGGCAGCGCACTGGTTCTGGGCAAGACTCCTTGCCATTGCAAACTATCGATGTCAGCACCCTCTGGCAAAACCCGCAGTTTAGGCAGGGCTTCTGGCAATGGTTGGGGTTCATGGTAATCATCACCAGCCTAGGACTGCTGATTTATAGTTGCATCAAACGCTGTCCCGGTTGCGGCTGGCCTACCTTGCGACGCACTCAGCGGGTATCGCAACCGCCCACTCGCAAACGAGAGGGACGACGGGAAATCCATGATTCTTGCGATCGCTGCGGCTACTCCCGCACCCACTACCGGGCGATTGCGCAGCTGCCAGCCTATTCCTATGCCAAAAAATCCAGATCCCGCTCTAGGGGTTATTACGGTGGCGGCGTTAGCGGCTACGGTGGCTTTGGCGGCGGTGGTTTCGGCGGTGGCGGCGGTGCTGGCGGCGGTGGTGGTGCCAGCGGCGGTGGCGGTGGTGCCAGCGGTGGTGGCGGTGGCGGTTAA
- the tpiA gene encoding triose-phosphate isomerase — translation MRTIVIAGNWKMNKTQAEALEFLKGFMGQMETAPDEREVVLCAPFTALSALSKHLHGGLIKVGAQNIHWEDSGAFTGEISGDMLVELGVRYVIVGHSERRQYFGETDETVNQRLQAAQRHGLKPILCVGETKQQRDAGETEAVIRQQLSRDLVDIDQSNLVVAYEPIWAIGTGDTCEAKEANRVIGLIRQQLSDPNVSIQYGGSVKPGNIDDIMAQPEIDGALVGGASLDPEGFARIVNYQ, via the coding sequence GTGCGCACAATCGTTATTGCCGGTAATTGGAAAATGAACAAGACCCAGGCGGAGGCCCTGGAGTTCTTGAAGGGATTTATGGGGCAGATGGAGACCGCTCCAGATGAGCGAGAGGTGGTTCTCTGTGCCCCGTTTACCGCCCTCAGCGCCCTCTCTAAACACCTCCATGGGGGCTTGATTAAGGTGGGAGCCCAGAATATCCACTGGGAAGACTCGGGAGCCTTCACTGGCGAAATTTCCGGAGATATGCTGGTGGAGTTGGGCGTTCGCTATGTCATCGTGGGCCATAGCGAGCGACGGCAGTACTTTGGTGAGACTGACGAAACCGTAAACCAGCGACTCCAGGCAGCCCAACGCCATGGGCTGAAACCGATCCTCTGTGTGGGAGAAACGAAGCAGCAGCGGGATGCTGGAGAGACGGAAGCGGTGATTCGCCAGCAGCTGTCTCGGGATTTGGTGGATATTGACCAGAGCAATTTGGTGGTGGCCTATGAACCGATTTGGGCCATCGGTACTGGGGACACCTGTGAAGCTAAGGAGGCAAACCGAGTCATTGGCTTGATTCGGCAACAATTGAGCGATCCGAATGTGTCGATTCAGTATGGCGGCTCGGTGAAGCCCGGCAACATTGATGACATCATGGCTCAACCGGAGATTGACGGGGCTTTAGTGGGGGGAGCCAGCTTGGATCCGGAGGGCTTTGCTCGCATTGTGAATTATCAATAA
- a CDS encoding ATP-dependent zinc protease family protein yields MPTIGWREWLSLPELGVPGLKAKIDTGARSSALHAFDVEQIERQGIVRVRFKIHPLQRSTTEVITAEADLVDQRTVRSSVGHEQLRPVIHTLVELGEWRWSIELTLTNRDVMGFRMLLGRQAMRQRFLVDPGRSFLHSPHAGPMPK; encoded by the coding sequence TTGCCCACCATCGGTTGGCGGGAGTGGTTATCTCTACCCGAGTTAGGGGTGCCAGGCCTGAAGGCCAAGATCGACACCGGAGCGCGCTCGTCTGCCCTGCATGCCTTTGACGTGGAACAGATTGAGCGCCAAGGGATCGTTCGGGTCCGTTTTAAGATTCATCCCCTGCAGCGGAGCACGACAGAGGTAATTACGGCGGAGGCCGATCTGGTGGATCAACGCACCGTGCGTAGCTCAGTGGGCCATGAGCAGCTGCGCCCGGTCATCCATACTCTGGTGGAGTTAGGGGAGTGGCGGTGGTCGATTGAGTTGACGTTAACCAATCGCGATGTCATGGGGTTCCGCATGTTGCTGGGGCGCCAGGCCATGCGGCAGCGGTTTTTAGTCGATCCAGGCCGCTCTTTTCTGCACAGTCCCCATGCTGGTCCGATGCCCAAGTAG
- a CDS encoding cysteine hydrolase family protein, with protein sequence MPLATELPIPAFFDPTRVGEVWRVPYQERAQQAQAWAEKQGIAPVSQDARRICLLLVDVQNTFCIPGFELFVAGRSGQGAVDDNRRLCEFIYRHLGRITQIAATLDTHTSNQVFHARFWVDEDGNLPPPMTSISYDEVKQGKWRVNPAVADTLPHISYDELQRYALHYTKQLNLDSKYPLTIWPYHSMLGGIGHALVSAVEEACFFHDLARASQTRFEIKGGNPLTENYSVLRPEVLENSQGDAIAQKNTEFLETLLSFDAIIIAGQAKSHCVAWTISDLLDEITTRDDHWRSRPKGARPVQGHRTLAQKIYLLEDCTSPVVVPGVVDFTQQADDAFQRFADAGMHRVSSTDPLEGWPGFPAA encoded by the coding sequence ATGCCCCTTGCCACTGAACTGCCGATTCCAGCTTTCTTCGACCCCACTCGGGTGGGAGAAGTCTGGCGGGTGCCCTATCAAGAGCGGGCTCAACAGGCCCAAGCCTGGGCCGAGAAGCAAGGCATCGCTCCAGTGTCCCAAGATGCCCGCCGCATTTGCCTGCTGCTGGTGGATGTGCAGAACACCTTCTGTATTCCTGGCTTCGAGCTATTCGTGGCCGGGCGTTCGGGTCAGGGCGCTGTGGACGACAATCGCCGTCTCTGCGAATTCATCTATCGCCACCTCGGCCGCATCACCCAGATTGCCGCCACCCTGGATACCCATACCTCGAATCAGGTCTTTCATGCCCGGTTTTGGGTAGACGAGGACGGCAATCTGCCCCCCCCCATGACCTCCATCAGCTATGACGAGGTGAAACAGGGGAAATGGCGAGTCAATCCAGCGGTGGCAGATACCCTGCCCCATATCAGCTACGACGAGCTACAGCGCTATGCCCTGCACTATACTAAGCAGCTGAACCTCGACAGCAAATATCCCCTGACCATTTGGCCCTATCACTCCATGCTGGGGGGTATCGGCCATGCCCTAGTGTCAGCGGTGGAAGAAGCTTGCTTTTTTCACGACCTGGCCCGGGCCAGCCAAACCCGCTTCGAGATTAAGGGGGGCAATCCCTTGACGGAAAATTACTCGGTGTTGCGGCCCGAGGTCTTAGAAAACAGCCAGGGCGACGCCATCGCCCAAAAGAATACGGAGTTCTTAGAAACCCTACTGAGTTTCGACGCCATCATCATTGCCGGGCAAGCCAAGAGCCACTGTGTCGCCTGGACCATCTCCGATCTCTTGGACGAGATCACCACTCGCGATGATCATTGGCGCAGCCGCCCCAAAGGGGCTAGACCGGTGCAGGGCCATCGCACCTTGGCCCAGAAGATCTATTTGCTAGAAGATTGCACCTCACCGGTGGTGGTACCCGGGGTAGTGGACTTTACCCAGCAAGCCGATGACGCCTTCCAGCGCTTTGCCGACGCCGGCATGCATCGGGTGAGCTCCACGGATCCCCTAGAGGGCTGGCCAGGCTTTCCGGCGGCGTAG
- a CDS encoding caspase family protein gives MADLRRRHFLQLMGGMAAALGLSQAQLVYQAQRHGRVLAQQTPRKLALLVGINEYPEDGLIPPLLGCLTDVELQYHLLVHRFGFKPEDIVTVTDQQATRTGILTAFEEHLIQQARPGDVVVFHYSGHGSRVLDPDQDHPDGLNSTLVPVDSPLPQGFPESGGVVQDITGHTLFLLIAALATDQVTVVLDSCHSGGGTRGNVRIRARSGGGQLQMSPEELAYQESWLSRLDLSPQAFIRRRRQGIAQGVAIASTRRDQYAADAPFEDFYAGAFTYLLTQYLWQQTGAEPFNSALPNVARSTTQLSFSGQEPQLEVAPGQDHGQRPIYFVGEVAPPAEAVITQIQGRQAEVWLGGIDPRSLEAFQQNALLSTIDANGDEQGFLQLSERQGLIGRGTLLREGQPGTLLQERVRGVPTDVSLRLGLDPSLGDDLDAAAQTLGQWPRIQPLPLGQGEVHYILGRMLPASRADLAVAQPLPPDHSLGLFSQELEPLPGSFGHPGEDLDAALARLQGKVQSLLAARLVKLILNPGASRLDVAVTMSPEGGDAIVANAVTVRGSPTPPAPRPQVRQLAVGQGIQFRIENREARDLYLSVLVIDATGEMAVLFPNQWTAASDVTRLGAGQTLYLPHPGRDPFRLVTQEPRGATEVLVIASSAPLDQALRALRELASQSGQTRGPVGLEDPTQVVDSLLSDLSRSPSEQADTLAIDARQLAALAISFDVI, from the coding sequence ATGGCTGATTTAAGGCGGCGGCACTTCCTACAACTCATGGGGGGAATGGCGGCAGCGCTAGGGCTAAGCCAGGCCCAGCTGGTGTATCAGGCGCAGCGCCATGGTCGGGTGTTGGCCCAGCAGACGCCCCGCAAGCTGGCGTTATTGGTGGGAATCAATGAGTACCCTGAGGATGGGTTGATTCCCCCCCTATTGGGATGCCTGACCGATGTGGAGTTGCAATACCACCTATTAGTGCATCGCTTTGGGTTCAAGCCTGAGGACATTGTCACAGTCACCGATCAGCAGGCCACCCGTACCGGCATCCTCACGGCCTTTGAAGAGCATTTGATTCAGCAGGCTCGGCCAGGGGATGTGGTGGTGTTTCATTACTCGGGCCATGGTTCCCGGGTGTTGGACCCCGATCAGGACCATCCCGATGGCCTCAATAGCACTCTAGTGCCGGTGGATAGCCCCCTGCCGCAGGGGTTTCCAGAATCCGGCGGCGTGGTTCAAGATATCACCGGCCATACGTTGTTTTTGTTGATAGCGGCCCTGGCCACAGATCAGGTGACGGTGGTGTTGGATAGTTGCCACTCCGGTGGGGGGACCCGGGGCAATGTGCGGATTCGTGCCCGCAGTGGTGGCGGCCAGCTGCAGATGAGTCCGGAGGAGTTGGCCTATCAGGAAAGTTGGTTATCGCGATTGGATCTCTCGCCCCAGGCGTTTATCCGGCGGCGGCGCCAGGGAATTGCCCAGGGAGTTGCGATCGCATCCACCCGTCGCGATCAATATGCCGCGGATGCCCCCTTCGAAGACTTTTACGCCGGCGCCTTCACCTATCTGTTGACCCAATACCTCTGGCAGCAGACGGGAGCAGAGCCCTTTAACAGTGCCCTGCCCAATGTGGCCCGCAGCACCACCCAGCTTTCCTTCAGTGGCCAAGAGCCTCAACTGGAAGTCGCCCCCGGCCAAGACCATGGTCAACGACCCATCTACTTCGTGGGCGAGGTCGCCCCCCCAGCCGAGGCCGTGATTACCCAGATTCAGGGGCGGCAAGCAGAAGTGTGGCTGGGCGGCATTGATCCCCGTAGCCTGGAAGCCTTTCAGCAGAATGCCTTACTCAGCACCATCGATGCCAACGGTGACGAGCAGGGCTTCCTGCAATTGAGCGAACGCCAGGGGCTGATTGGCCGTGGTACCCTGCTACGGGAAGGACAGCCCGGCACCCTCCTGCAGGAAAGGGTACGGGGCGTCCCGACAGATGTGTCGCTGCGCCTTGGTCTCGATCCGTCGCTGGGAGACGACCTAGATGCTGCAGCTCAAACGCTTGGCCAATGGCCTCGCATTCAACCGCTGCCCTTGGGCCAGGGGGAAGTGCACTACATTCTGGGGCGGATGTTGCCGGCTTCTCGAGCGGACCTGGCGGTCGCCCAGCCACTGCCTCCCGATCACAGTCTGGGGCTGTTTTCTCAGGAACTGGAACCCCTGCCGGGTTCCTTCGGCCATCCTGGGGAAGACCTGGATGCCGCCCTGGCTCGTCTGCAGGGGAAGGTGCAATCCCTGCTGGCCGCTCGCCTGGTGAAGTTGATTTTGAATCCGGGGGCCTCTCGTCTGGATGTGGCCGTGACCATGAGCCCAGAAGGCGGTGATGCCATTGTGGCCAATGCCGTTACCGTGCGGGGGAGTCCCACCCCACCGGCTCCCCGCCCCCAGGTGCGGCAATTGGCGGTGGGTCAGGGCATTCAGTTTCGGATTGAGAACCGGGAAGCCCGCGATCTCTACCTCAGTGTCCTGGTCATCGATGCCACTGGCGAGATGGCGGTGCTGTTTCCCAACCAATGGACCGCTGCCAGCGATGTCACTCGTCTGGGGGCCGGGCAAACGCTCTACCTGCCCCATCCCGGCCGCGATCCCTTCCGCCTGGTCACCCAGGAGCCTCGAGGTGCTACGGAAGTGCTGGTGATTGCCAGTAGCGCGCCCTTAGATCAGGCCCTGCGAGCCCTGCGAGAGCTGGCCTCCCAATCGGGACAGACCCGGGGACCTGTGGGCTTAGAGGATCCAACCCAGGTAGTGGACAGCCTGCTGAGTGATTTGAGCCGTTCCCCGTCAGAGCAAGCGGATACCTTGGCCATTGATGCCCGGCAACTGGCGGCCTTAGCCATCAGCTTTGATGTGATTTGA
- the rimK gene encoding 30S ribosomal protein S6--L-glutamate ligase translates to MKIAILSRDGSLYSTKRLKETGVERGHDVFVIDHLRCYMDITAHSPKVLYQGKPLVDIDAVIPRIGASSTFYGTAVVRQFEIMGVFTANTSQAISRSRDKLRCLQILSRRGIGLPVTGFAHSTKDIDGLIELVGGTPLVIKLLEGTQGIGVVLAETDQAAKSVIEAFRGLDANILVQEYIKEAKGMDIRCFVVGEKVVASMKRQGAPGEFRSNLHRGGTAEKLRLTPEERSTAIRAAKAMGLRVAGVDLLRSNHGPVVMEVNSSPGLEGIEQATGVDVAGKIMAFVEKSAQEKSPRGANAEGSQDRIKY, encoded by the coding sequence ATGAAAATCGCCATTTTGTCTCGGGACGGGTCGTTATATTCCACCAAGCGCCTGAAGGAAACGGGGGTAGAGCGTGGTCATGATGTCTTCGTCATCGATCATCTGCGCTGTTACATGGACATTACTGCCCACAGCCCTAAGGTCTTGTATCAAGGGAAACCTTTAGTCGATATTGATGCCGTCATTCCTCGCATCGGTGCCTCCTCCACTTTCTATGGCACCGCGGTGGTGCGCCAGTTTGAAATCATGGGAGTGTTTACGGCCAATACCTCCCAGGCGATTTCCCGCTCCCGGGATAAGCTGCGCTGTTTACAGATTCTCTCCCGCCGTGGCATTGGCCTGCCGGTAACCGGGTTTGCCCACTCTACTAAGGACATTGACGGCCTGATTGAACTCGTGGGTGGCACGCCGCTGGTGATCAAGCTGCTGGAGGGCACCCAGGGCATTGGTGTGGTCCTGGCCGAGACTGATCAGGCGGCCAAGTCAGTGATCGAAGCCTTCCGGGGGCTAGATGCCAACATCTTGGTGCAGGAATACATCAAAGAAGCCAAGGGCATGGATATTCGCTGCTTTGTCGTTGGTGAGAAGGTGGTGGCCTCTATGAAGCGCCAGGGAGCCCCGGGGGAGTTTCGCTCGAATCTGCACCGCGGTGGCACCGCCGAGAAGCTGCGCCTGACTCCGGAGGAACGCAGCACCGCCATCCGCGCCGCCAAGGCCATGGGCCTGCGTGTTGCCGGGGTGGATCTGTTACGCTCCAACCATGGGCCGGTGGTGATGGAGGTAAACTCGTCACCGGGACTGGAGGGCATTGAACAGGCCACCGGAGTGGACGTAGCCGGCAAGATCATGGCCTTCGTGGAGAAGAGCGCCCAGGAGAAAAGCCCCAGAGGCGCCAATGCCGAGGGCAGCCAGGATCGGATTAAATACTGA
- a CDS encoding DUF5674 family protein, which yields MIHIIRSRAEPEQMRQMLEALGIYIKLAVDIERRILAGGGELHADCELVLLADGSEQANVWGADWYPLRQTVGYESLINIRPSANNRSMEIQDSGLRENISQIVQSLLGGVEWQ from the coding sequence ATGATTCATATCATCCGCAGCCGTGCGGAACCTGAACAAATGCGTCAGATGCTGGAGGCTCTGGGGATCTACATTAAACTGGCGGTAGATATCGAGCGCCGAATTCTGGCTGGAGGTGGGGAGCTTCATGCGGATTGCGAGCTAGTATTACTGGCTGATGGCAGCGAGCAGGCTAATGTTTGGGGCGCTGACTGGTATCCTCTCAGGCAGACGGTGGGATACGAATCGCTCATCAACATTCGTCCGAGTGCCAATAATCGGTCAATGGAAATTCAAGATTCTGGCCTGCGGGAAAATATCAGCCAAATCGTGCAGTCTCTTTTGGGTGGCGTTGAATGGCAATGA